A stretch of the Musa acuminata AAA Group cultivar baxijiao chromosome BXJ2-7, Cavendish_Baxijiao_AAA, whole genome shotgun sequence genome encodes the following:
- the LOC135585139 gene encoding uncharacterized protein LOC135585139 isoform X4 produces the protein MDPIRCPENSFAYDSTLCACNPGYYRDRSGGCRLFEPGDGDWTVGTRAGPAGRPFLDTVLPLESLERMVRSEDALLRAVLVVTLVWLAFCVAVRLGRIDGGRTVWFRIRWSIAQLDLFATNHDRDDNKVVRKRKSELGGTLSVVSWILFIGLLSALLYQLITRRSIEVHRVRPSNAMDLKSFISFEFNITTVSSMSCSHMRGLDKLVIGTPGFIDCKVFPLSNYANYSCYNTTWGPTVSLKCNNCQIPTGDHYISWQFVDLPDDPAAAVGFQFNLSAKAHNDNRHVSYVSGTLNSGSYLHNRAVTFRGPDLNIMKIHLFPQKFDYLKDNLWLIQPLVHDFLPGSFFYEIDKLRASLRSSKDGLVNTTLCISYLSDYIVEIDKENILGIVALLSDVGGLCTITLAISLYFLHQCESRIKKLQMDDTEMRDIRRRRRAQQHWDKLRIYVRYTWGHSNLNMRSRTKPVRNSIIECFSRVYPDRKHKSRLAGSLRNFV, from the exons ATGGATCCGATCCGCTGCCCGGAGAATTCCTTCGCCTACGACTCCACGCTGTGCGCGTGCAACCCCGGGTACTACAGGGACCGGAGCGGCGGCTGCAGGTTGTTCGAGCCGGGAGACGGCGACTGGACGGTGGGGACCAGGGCGGGACCGGCCGGGCGGCCCTTCCTCGACACGGTGCTGCCGCTGGAGTCGCTGGAGCGGATGGTGCGGTCTGAGGACGCGCTGCTGAGGGCGGTGCTGGTGGTGACGCTCGTCTGGCTGGCCTTCTGCGTCGCGGTCCGGCTCGGGAGAATCGACGGCGGGCGGACCGTGTGGTTTCGGATTAGGTGGTCGATTGCTCAGCTGGACTTGTTCGCCACTAACCATGACCGG GATGATAACAAGGTTGTGAGAAAGAGAAAATCCGAGCTGGGTGGGACATTGTCTGTAGTGAGCTGGATTTTGTTCATCGGTCTTTTATCTGC GTTGCTTTATCAACTTATCACAAGAAGAAGCATTGAGGTTCACAGAGTCAGACCAAGCAATGCTATGGATCTGAAATCATTCATCAGTTTTGAATTTAATATAACTACAGTTTCTAGCATGAGTTGTTCACATATGCGAGGCCTCGATAAATTGGTGATTGGGACTCCAGGTTTTATCGACTGCAAAGTTTTCCCTTTATCAAATTATGCAAACTATTCTTGTTACAACACAACCTGGGGACCCACTGTATCGCTAAAATGCAACAATTGTCAGATTCCAACTGGTGACCACTATATTTCATGGCAGTTTGTTGACCTTCCTGATGATCCTGCAGCTGCTGTTGGTTTTCAGTTCAATCTTTCAGCCAAAGCCCATAATGATAACAGACATGTGAGCTATGTCAGTGGCACACTAAATTCAGGGAGCTATTTGCACAATAGGGCAGTAACTTTTCGAGGGCCAGACCTCAATATCATGAAGATTCATTTGTTCCCTCAGAAATTTGACTATCTAAAAGATAATCTGTGGTTGATTCAGCCTTTGGTTCATGATTTTCTTCCTGGTTCATTTTTTTATGAGATTGACAAGCTTCGAGCCTCTCTTCGAAGTTCCAAAGATGGACTAGTAAATACTACATTATGCATCAGCTATCTCTCCGATTACATTGTGGAGATTGACAAAGAAAACATATTAGGGATTG TGGCTTTGCTTTCGGATGTTGGTGGCCTTTGTACCATTACCCTTGcaatttctttgtattttttaCATCAG TGTGAATCCAGAATCAAGAAGCTGCAGATGGATGATACTGAGATGCGGGATATTAGAAGACGCAGGCGTGCTCAGCAGCACTGGGATAAG TTGAGGATATATGTCAGGTACACATGGGGACATAGTAACTTGAATATGAGAAGCAGAACAAAGCCAGTTAGAAATTCCATCATAG AATGTTTTTCCAGAGTCTATCCTGATCGGAAGCACAAGTCAAGATTAGCAGGCAGTTTAAGAAATTTTGTTTAA
- the LOC135585139 gene encoding uncharacterized protein LOC135585139 isoform X2, with amino-acid sequence MDPIRCPENSFAYDSTLCACNPGYYRDRSGGCRLFEPGDGDWTVGTRAGPAGRPFLDTVLPLESLERMVRSEDALLRAVLVVTLVWLAFCVAVRLGRIDGGRTVWFRIRWSIAQLDLFATNHDREGIGGAASSSSSCHARSGLSFDSVECGLAPARGGGSASAHTARDDNKVVRKRKSELGGTLSVVSWILFIGLLSALLYQLITRRSIEVHRVRPSNAMDLKSFISFEFNITTVSSMSCSHMRGLDKLVIGTPGFIDCKVFPLSNYANYSCYNTTWGPTVSLKCNNCQIPTGDHYISWQFVDLPDDPAAAVGFQFNLSAKAHNDNRHVSYVSGTLNSGSYLHNRAVTFRGPDLNIMKIHLFPQKFDYLKDNLWLIQPLVHDFLPGSFFYEIDKLRASLRSSKDGLVNTTLCISYLSDYIVEIDKENILGIVALLSDVGGLCTITLAISLYFLHQCESRIKKLQMDDTEMRDIRRRRRAQQHWDKLRIYVRYTWGHSNLNMRSRTKPVRNSIIECFSRVYPDRKHKSRLAGSLRNFV; translated from the exons ATGGATCCGATCCGCTGCCCGGAGAATTCCTTCGCCTACGACTCCACGCTGTGCGCGTGCAACCCCGGGTACTACAGGGACCGGAGCGGCGGCTGCAGGTTGTTCGAGCCGGGAGACGGCGACTGGACGGTGGGGACCAGGGCGGGACCGGCCGGGCGGCCCTTCCTCGACACGGTGCTGCCGCTGGAGTCGCTGGAGCGGATGGTGCGGTCTGAGGACGCGCTGCTGAGGGCGGTGCTGGTGGTGACGCTCGTCTGGCTGGCCTTCTGCGTCGCGGTCCGGCTCGGGAGAATCGACGGCGGGCGGACCGTGTGGTTTCGGATTAGGTGGTCGATTGCTCAGCTGGACTTGTTCGCCACTAACCATGACCGG GAAGGGATCGGAGGCGCCGCCTCATCCTCGTCGTCGTGCCACGCGCGATCCGGGCTATCATTCGACTCCGTCGAGTGTGGACTTGCTCCGGCGCGCGGTGGTGGATCTGCGTCGGCCCACACGGCGCGG GATGATAACAAGGTTGTGAGAAAGAGAAAATCCGAGCTGGGTGGGACATTGTCTGTAGTGAGCTGGATTTTGTTCATCGGTCTTTTATCTGC GTTGCTTTATCAACTTATCACAAGAAGAAGCATTGAGGTTCACAGAGTCAGACCAAGCAATGCTATGGATCTGAAATCATTCATCAGTTTTGAATTTAATATAACTACAGTTTCTAGCATGAGTTGTTCACATATGCGAGGCCTCGATAAATTGGTGATTGGGACTCCAGGTTTTATCGACTGCAAAGTTTTCCCTTTATCAAATTATGCAAACTATTCTTGTTACAACACAACCTGGGGACCCACTGTATCGCTAAAATGCAACAATTGTCAGATTCCAACTGGTGACCACTATATTTCATGGCAGTTTGTTGACCTTCCTGATGATCCTGCAGCTGCTGTTGGTTTTCAGTTCAATCTTTCAGCCAAAGCCCATAATGATAACAGACATGTGAGCTATGTCAGTGGCACACTAAATTCAGGGAGCTATTTGCACAATAGGGCAGTAACTTTTCGAGGGCCAGACCTCAATATCATGAAGATTCATTTGTTCCCTCAGAAATTTGACTATCTAAAAGATAATCTGTGGTTGATTCAGCCTTTGGTTCATGATTTTCTTCCTGGTTCATTTTTTTATGAGATTGACAAGCTTCGAGCCTCTCTTCGAAGTTCCAAAGATGGACTAGTAAATACTACATTATGCATCAGCTATCTCTCCGATTACATTGTGGAGATTGACAAAGAAAACATATTAGGGATTG TGGCTTTGCTTTCGGATGTTGGTGGCCTTTGTACCATTACCCTTGcaatttctttgtattttttaCATCAG TGTGAATCCAGAATCAAGAAGCTGCAGATGGATGATACTGAGATGCGGGATATTAGAAGACGCAGGCGTGCTCAGCAGCACTGGGATAAG TTGAGGATATATGTCAGGTACACATGGGGACATAGTAACTTGAATATGAGAAGCAGAACAAAGCCAGTTAGAAATTCCATCATAG AATGTTTTTCCAGAGTCTATCCTGATCGGAAGCACAAGTCAAGATTAGCAGGCAGTTTAAGAAATTTTGTTTAA
- the LOC135585139 gene encoding uncharacterized protein LOC135585139 isoform X1, translating to MDPIRCPENSFAYDSTLCACNPGYYRDRSGGCRLFEPGDGDWTVGTRAGPAGRPFLDTVLPLESLERMVRSEDALLRAVLVVTLVWLAFCVAVRLGRIDGGRTVWFRIRWSIAQLDLFATNHDREGIGGAASSSSSCHARSGLSFDSVECGLAPARGGGSASAHTARDDNKVVRKRKSELGGTLSVVSWILFIGLLSALLYQLITRRSIEVHRVRPSNAMDLKSFISFEFNITTVSSMSCSHMRGLDKLVIGTPGFIDCKVFPLSNYANYSCYNTTWGPTVSLKCNNCQIPTGDHYISWQFVDLPDDPAAAVGFQFNLSAKAHNDNRHVSYVSGTLNSGSYLHNRAVTFRGPDLNIMKIHLFPQKFDYLKDNLWLIQPLVHDFLPGSFFYEIDKLRASLRSSKDGLVNTTLCISYLSDYIVEIDKENILGIVALLSDVGGLCTITLAISLYFLHQCESRIKKLQMDDTEMRDIRRRRRAQQHWDKLRIYVRYTWGHSNLNMRSRTKPVRNSIIGMLSGIGSLHIRKQICRMDSTCPQKTYKSSNQMNVFPESILIGSTSQD from the exons ATGGATCCGATCCGCTGCCCGGAGAATTCCTTCGCCTACGACTCCACGCTGTGCGCGTGCAACCCCGGGTACTACAGGGACCGGAGCGGCGGCTGCAGGTTGTTCGAGCCGGGAGACGGCGACTGGACGGTGGGGACCAGGGCGGGACCGGCCGGGCGGCCCTTCCTCGACACGGTGCTGCCGCTGGAGTCGCTGGAGCGGATGGTGCGGTCTGAGGACGCGCTGCTGAGGGCGGTGCTGGTGGTGACGCTCGTCTGGCTGGCCTTCTGCGTCGCGGTCCGGCTCGGGAGAATCGACGGCGGGCGGACCGTGTGGTTTCGGATTAGGTGGTCGATTGCTCAGCTGGACTTGTTCGCCACTAACCATGACCGG GAAGGGATCGGAGGCGCCGCCTCATCCTCGTCGTCGTGCCACGCGCGATCCGGGCTATCATTCGACTCCGTCGAGTGTGGACTTGCTCCGGCGCGCGGTGGTGGATCTGCGTCGGCCCACACGGCGCGG GATGATAACAAGGTTGTGAGAAAGAGAAAATCCGAGCTGGGTGGGACATTGTCTGTAGTGAGCTGGATTTTGTTCATCGGTCTTTTATCTGC GTTGCTTTATCAACTTATCACAAGAAGAAGCATTGAGGTTCACAGAGTCAGACCAAGCAATGCTATGGATCTGAAATCATTCATCAGTTTTGAATTTAATATAACTACAGTTTCTAGCATGAGTTGTTCACATATGCGAGGCCTCGATAAATTGGTGATTGGGACTCCAGGTTTTATCGACTGCAAAGTTTTCCCTTTATCAAATTATGCAAACTATTCTTGTTACAACACAACCTGGGGACCCACTGTATCGCTAAAATGCAACAATTGTCAGATTCCAACTGGTGACCACTATATTTCATGGCAGTTTGTTGACCTTCCTGATGATCCTGCAGCTGCTGTTGGTTTTCAGTTCAATCTTTCAGCCAAAGCCCATAATGATAACAGACATGTGAGCTATGTCAGTGGCACACTAAATTCAGGGAGCTATTTGCACAATAGGGCAGTAACTTTTCGAGGGCCAGACCTCAATATCATGAAGATTCATTTGTTCCCTCAGAAATTTGACTATCTAAAAGATAATCTGTGGTTGATTCAGCCTTTGGTTCATGATTTTCTTCCTGGTTCATTTTTTTATGAGATTGACAAGCTTCGAGCCTCTCTTCGAAGTTCCAAAGATGGACTAGTAAATACTACATTATGCATCAGCTATCTCTCCGATTACATTGTGGAGATTGACAAAGAAAACATATTAGGGATTG TGGCTTTGCTTTCGGATGTTGGTGGCCTTTGTACCATTACCCTTGcaatttctttgtattttttaCATCAG TGTGAATCCAGAATCAAGAAGCTGCAGATGGATGATACTGAGATGCGGGATATTAGAAGACGCAGGCGTGCTCAGCAGCACTGGGATAAG TTGAGGATATATGTCAGGTACACATGGGGACATAGTAACTTGAATATGAGAAGCAGAACAAAGCCAGTTAGAAATTCCATCATAGGTATGTTATCTGGAATTGGATCTCTCCATATAAGGAAGCAAATATGTAGGATGGATTCTACATGTCCACAGAAGACATATAAAAGCTCTAATCAGAtg AATGTTTTTCCAGAGTCTATCCTGATCGGAAGCACAAGTCAAGATTAG
- the LOC135585139 gene encoding uncharacterized protein LOC135585139 isoform X6: protein MTGKGSEAPPHPRRRATRDPGYHSTPSSVDLLRRAVVDLRRPTRRGSVGDDNKVVRKRKSELGGTLSVVSWILFIGLLSALLYQLITRRSIEVHRVRPSNAMDLKSFISFEFNITTVSSMSCSHMRGLDKLVIGTPGFIDCKVFPLSNYANYSCYNTTWGPTVSLKCNNCQIPTGDHYISWQFVDLPDDPAAAVGFQFNLSAKAHNDNRHVSYVSGTLNSGSYLHNRAVTFRGPDLNIMKIHLFPQKFDYLKDNLWLIQPLVHDFLPGSFFYEIDKLRASLRSSKDGLVNTTLCISYLSDYIVEIDKENILGIVALLSDVGGLCTITLAISLYFLHQCESRIKKLQMDDTEMRDIRRRRRAQQHWDKLRIYVRYTWGHSNLNMRSRTKPVRNSIIGMLSGIGSLHIRKQICRMDSTCPQKTYKSSNQMNVFPESILIGSTSQD, encoded by the exons ATGACCGG GAAGGGATCGGAGGCGCCGCCTCATCCTCGTCGTCGTGCCACGCGCGATCCGGGCTATCATTCGACTCCGTCGAGTGTGGACTTGCTCCGGCGCGCGGTGGTGGATCTGCGTCGGCCCACACGGCGCGGGTCGGTAGGA GATGATAACAAGGTTGTGAGAAAGAGAAAATCCGAGCTGGGTGGGACATTGTCTGTAGTGAGCTGGATTTTGTTCATCGGTCTTTTATCTGC GTTGCTTTATCAACTTATCACAAGAAGAAGCATTGAGGTTCACAGAGTCAGACCAAGCAATGCTATGGATCTGAAATCATTCATCAGTTTTGAATTTAATATAACTACAGTTTCTAGCATGAGTTGTTCACATATGCGAGGCCTCGATAAATTGGTGATTGGGACTCCAGGTTTTATCGACTGCAAAGTTTTCCCTTTATCAAATTATGCAAACTATTCTTGTTACAACACAACCTGGGGACCCACTGTATCGCTAAAATGCAACAATTGTCAGATTCCAACTGGTGACCACTATATTTCATGGCAGTTTGTTGACCTTCCTGATGATCCTGCAGCTGCTGTTGGTTTTCAGTTCAATCTTTCAGCCAAAGCCCATAATGATAACAGACATGTGAGCTATGTCAGTGGCACACTAAATTCAGGGAGCTATTTGCACAATAGGGCAGTAACTTTTCGAGGGCCAGACCTCAATATCATGAAGATTCATTTGTTCCCTCAGAAATTTGACTATCTAAAAGATAATCTGTGGTTGATTCAGCCTTTGGTTCATGATTTTCTTCCTGGTTCATTTTTTTATGAGATTGACAAGCTTCGAGCCTCTCTTCGAAGTTCCAAAGATGGACTAGTAAATACTACATTATGCATCAGCTATCTCTCCGATTACATTGTGGAGATTGACAAAGAAAACATATTAGGGATTG TGGCTTTGCTTTCGGATGTTGGTGGCCTTTGTACCATTACCCTTGcaatttctttgtattttttaCATCAG TGTGAATCCAGAATCAAGAAGCTGCAGATGGATGATACTGAGATGCGGGATATTAGAAGACGCAGGCGTGCTCAGCAGCACTGGGATAAG TTGAGGATATATGTCAGGTACACATGGGGACATAGTAACTTGAATATGAGAAGCAGAACAAAGCCAGTTAGAAATTCCATCATAGGTATGTTATCTGGAATTGGATCTCTCCATATAAGGAAGCAAATATGTAGGATGGATTCTACATGTCCACAGAAGACATATAAAAGCTCTAATCAGAtg AATGTTTTTCCAGAGTCTATCCTGATCGGAAGCACAAGTCAAGATTAG
- the LOC135585139 gene encoding uncharacterized protein LOC135585139 isoform X3, translating into MDPIRCPENSFAYDSTLCACNPGYYRDRSGGCRLFEPGDGDWTVGTRAGPAGRPFLDTVLPLESLERMVRSEDALLRAVLVVTLVWLAFCVAVRLGRIDGGRTVWFRIRWSIAQLDLFATNHDRDDNKVVRKRKSELGGTLSVVSWILFIGLLSALLYQLITRRSIEVHRVRPSNAMDLKSFISFEFNITTVSSMSCSHMRGLDKLVIGTPGFIDCKVFPLSNYANYSCYNTTWGPTVSLKCNNCQIPTGDHYISWQFVDLPDDPAAAVGFQFNLSAKAHNDNRHVSYVSGTLNSGSYLHNRAVTFRGPDLNIMKIHLFPQKFDYLKDNLWLIQPLVHDFLPGSFFYEIDKLRASLRSSKDGLVNTTLCISYLSDYIVEIDKENILGIVALLSDVGGLCTITLAISLYFLHQCESRIKKLQMDDTEMRDIRRRRRAQQHWDKLRIYVRYTWGHSNLNMRSRTKPVRNSIIGMLSGIGSLHIRKQICRMDSTCPQKTYKSSNQMNVFPESILIGSTSQD; encoded by the exons ATGGATCCGATCCGCTGCCCGGAGAATTCCTTCGCCTACGACTCCACGCTGTGCGCGTGCAACCCCGGGTACTACAGGGACCGGAGCGGCGGCTGCAGGTTGTTCGAGCCGGGAGACGGCGACTGGACGGTGGGGACCAGGGCGGGACCGGCCGGGCGGCCCTTCCTCGACACGGTGCTGCCGCTGGAGTCGCTGGAGCGGATGGTGCGGTCTGAGGACGCGCTGCTGAGGGCGGTGCTGGTGGTGACGCTCGTCTGGCTGGCCTTCTGCGTCGCGGTCCGGCTCGGGAGAATCGACGGCGGGCGGACCGTGTGGTTTCGGATTAGGTGGTCGATTGCTCAGCTGGACTTGTTCGCCACTAACCATGACCGG GATGATAACAAGGTTGTGAGAAAGAGAAAATCCGAGCTGGGTGGGACATTGTCTGTAGTGAGCTGGATTTTGTTCATCGGTCTTTTATCTGC GTTGCTTTATCAACTTATCACAAGAAGAAGCATTGAGGTTCACAGAGTCAGACCAAGCAATGCTATGGATCTGAAATCATTCATCAGTTTTGAATTTAATATAACTACAGTTTCTAGCATGAGTTGTTCACATATGCGAGGCCTCGATAAATTGGTGATTGGGACTCCAGGTTTTATCGACTGCAAAGTTTTCCCTTTATCAAATTATGCAAACTATTCTTGTTACAACACAACCTGGGGACCCACTGTATCGCTAAAATGCAACAATTGTCAGATTCCAACTGGTGACCACTATATTTCATGGCAGTTTGTTGACCTTCCTGATGATCCTGCAGCTGCTGTTGGTTTTCAGTTCAATCTTTCAGCCAAAGCCCATAATGATAACAGACATGTGAGCTATGTCAGTGGCACACTAAATTCAGGGAGCTATTTGCACAATAGGGCAGTAACTTTTCGAGGGCCAGACCTCAATATCATGAAGATTCATTTGTTCCCTCAGAAATTTGACTATCTAAAAGATAATCTGTGGTTGATTCAGCCTTTGGTTCATGATTTTCTTCCTGGTTCATTTTTTTATGAGATTGACAAGCTTCGAGCCTCTCTTCGAAGTTCCAAAGATGGACTAGTAAATACTACATTATGCATCAGCTATCTCTCCGATTACATTGTGGAGATTGACAAAGAAAACATATTAGGGATTG TGGCTTTGCTTTCGGATGTTGGTGGCCTTTGTACCATTACCCTTGcaatttctttgtattttttaCATCAG TGTGAATCCAGAATCAAGAAGCTGCAGATGGATGATACTGAGATGCGGGATATTAGAAGACGCAGGCGTGCTCAGCAGCACTGGGATAAG TTGAGGATATATGTCAGGTACACATGGGGACATAGTAACTTGAATATGAGAAGCAGAACAAAGCCAGTTAGAAATTCCATCATAGGTATGTTATCTGGAATTGGATCTCTCCATATAAGGAAGCAAATATGTAGGATGGATTCTACATGTCCACAGAAGACATATAAAAGCTCTAATCAGAtg AATGTTTTTCCAGAGTCTATCCTGATCGGAAGCACAAGTCAAGATTAG
- the LOC135585139 gene encoding uncharacterized protein LOC135585139 isoform X7, with amino-acid sequence MTGKGSEAPPHPRRRATRDPGYHSTPSSVDLLRRAVVDLRRPTRRGSDDNKVVRKRKSELGGTLSVVSWILFIGLLSALLYQLITRRSIEVHRVRPSNAMDLKSFISFEFNITTVSSMSCSHMRGLDKLVIGTPGFIDCKVFPLSNYANYSCYNTTWGPTVSLKCNNCQIPTGDHYISWQFVDLPDDPAAAVGFQFNLSAKAHNDNRHVSYVSGTLNSGSYLHNRAVTFRGPDLNIMKIHLFPQKFDYLKDNLWLIQPLVHDFLPGSFFYEIDKLRASLRSSKDGLVNTTLCISYLSDYIVEIDKENILGIVALLSDVGGLCTITLAISLYFLHQCESRIKKLQMDDTEMRDIRRRRRAQQHWDKLRIYVRYTWGHSNLNMRSRTKPVRNSIIGMLSGIGSLHIRKQICRMDSTCPQKTYKSSNQMNVFPESILIGSTSQD; translated from the exons ATGACCGG GAAGGGATCGGAGGCGCCGCCTCATCCTCGTCGTCGTGCCACGCGCGATCCGGGCTATCATTCGACTCCGTCGAGTGTGGACTTGCTCCGGCGCGCGGTGGTGGATCTGCGTCGGCCCACACGGCGCGGGTCG GATGATAACAAGGTTGTGAGAAAGAGAAAATCCGAGCTGGGTGGGACATTGTCTGTAGTGAGCTGGATTTTGTTCATCGGTCTTTTATCTGC GTTGCTTTATCAACTTATCACAAGAAGAAGCATTGAGGTTCACAGAGTCAGACCAAGCAATGCTATGGATCTGAAATCATTCATCAGTTTTGAATTTAATATAACTACAGTTTCTAGCATGAGTTGTTCACATATGCGAGGCCTCGATAAATTGGTGATTGGGACTCCAGGTTTTATCGACTGCAAAGTTTTCCCTTTATCAAATTATGCAAACTATTCTTGTTACAACACAACCTGGGGACCCACTGTATCGCTAAAATGCAACAATTGTCAGATTCCAACTGGTGACCACTATATTTCATGGCAGTTTGTTGACCTTCCTGATGATCCTGCAGCTGCTGTTGGTTTTCAGTTCAATCTTTCAGCCAAAGCCCATAATGATAACAGACATGTGAGCTATGTCAGTGGCACACTAAATTCAGGGAGCTATTTGCACAATAGGGCAGTAACTTTTCGAGGGCCAGACCTCAATATCATGAAGATTCATTTGTTCCCTCAGAAATTTGACTATCTAAAAGATAATCTGTGGTTGATTCAGCCTTTGGTTCATGATTTTCTTCCTGGTTCATTTTTTTATGAGATTGACAAGCTTCGAGCCTCTCTTCGAAGTTCCAAAGATGGACTAGTAAATACTACATTATGCATCAGCTATCTCTCCGATTACATTGTGGAGATTGACAAAGAAAACATATTAGGGATTG TGGCTTTGCTTTCGGATGTTGGTGGCCTTTGTACCATTACCCTTGcaatttctttgtattttttaCATCAG TGTGAATCCAGAATCAAGAAGCTGCAGATGGATGATACTGAGATGCGGGATATTAGAAGACGCAGGCGTGCTCAGCAGCACTGGGATAAG TTGAGGATATATGTCAGGTACACATGGGGACATAGTAACTTGAATATGAGAAGCAGAACAAAGCCAGTTAGAAATTCCATCATAGGTATGTTATCTGGAATTGGATCTCTCCATATAAGGAAGCAAATATGTAGGATGGATTCTACATGTCCACAGAAGACATATAAAAGCTCTAATCAGAtg AATGTTTTTCCAGAGTCTATCCTGATCGGAAGCACAAGTCAAGATTAG
- the LOC135585139 gene encoding uncharacterized protein LOC135585139 isoform X5 — protein MDPIRCPENSFAYDSTLCACNPGYYRDRSGGCRLFEPGDGDWTVGTRAGPAGRPFLDTVLPLESLERMVRSEDALLRAVLVVTLVWLAFCVAVRLGRIDGGRTVWFRIRWSIAQLDLFATNHDREGIGGAASSSSSCHARSGLSFDSVECGLAPARGGGSASAHTARDDNKVVRKRKSELGGTLSVVSWILFIGLLSALLYQLITRRSIEVHRVRPSNAMDLKSFISFEFNITTVSSMSCSHMRGLDKLVIGTPGFIDCKVFPLSNYANYSCYNTTWGPTVSLKCNNCQIPTGDHYISWQFVDLPDDPAAAVGFQFNLSAKAHNDNRHVSYVSGTLNSGSYLHNRAVTFRGPDLNIMKIHLFPQKFDYLKDNLWLIQPLVHDFLPGSFFYEIDKLRASLRSSKDGLVNTTLCISYLSDYIVEIDKENILGIVALLSDVGGLCTITLAISLYFLHQCESRIKKLQMDDTEMRDIRRRRRAQQHWDKVHMGT, from the exons ATGGATCCGATCCGCTGCCCGGAGAATTCCTTCGCCTACGACTCCACGCTGTGCGCGTGCAACCCCGGGTACTACAGGGACCGGAGCGGCGGCTGCAGGTTGTTCGAGCCGGGAGACGGCGACTGGACGGTGGGGACCAGGGCGGGACCGGCCGGGCGGCCCTTCCTCGACACGGTGCTGCCGCTGGAGTCGCTGGAGCGGATGGTGCGGTCTGAGGACGCGCTGCTGAGGGCGGTGCTGGTGGTGACGCTCGTCTGGCTGGCCTTCTGCGTCGCGGTCCGGCTCGGGAGAATCGACGGCGGGCGGACCGTGTGGTTTCGGATTAGGTGGTCGATTGCTCAGCTGGACTTGTTCGCCACTAACCATGACCGG GAAGGGATCGGAGGCGCCGCCTCATCCTCGTCGTCGTGCCACGCGCGATCCGGGCTATCATTCGACTCCGTCGAGTGTGGACTTGCTCCGGCGCGCGGTGGTGGATCTGCGTCGGCCCACACGGCGCGG GATGATAACAAGGTTGTGAGAAAGAGAAAATCCGAGCTGGGTGGGACATTGTCTGTAGTGAGCTGGATTTTGTTCATCGGTCTTTTATCTGC GTTGCTTTATCAACTTATCACAAGAAGAAGCATTGAGGTTCACAGAGTCAGACCAAGCAATGCTATGGATCTGAAATCATTCATCAGTTTTGAATTTAATATAACTACAGTTTCTAGCATGAGTTGTTCACATATGCGAGGCCTCGATAAATTGGTGATTGGGACTCCAGGTTTTATCGACTGCAAAGTTTTCCCTTTATCAAATTATGCAAACTATTCTTGTTACAACACAACCTGGGGACCCACTGTATCGCTAAAATGCAACAATTGTCAGATTCCAACTGGTGACCACTATATTTCATGGCAGTTTGTTGACCTTCCTGATGATCCTGCAGCTGCTGTTGGTTTTCAGTTCAATCTTTCAGCCAAAGCCCATAATGATAACAGACATGTGAGCTATGTCAGTGGCACACTAAATTCAGGGAGCTATTTGCACAATAGGGCAGTAACTTTTCGAGGGCCAGACCTCAATATCATGAAGATTCATTTGTTCCCTCAGAAATTTGACTATCTAAAAGATAATCTGTGGTTGATTCAGCCTTTGGTTCATGATTTTCTTCCTGGTTCATTTTTTTATGAGATTGACAAGCTTCGAGCCTCTCTTCGAAGTTCCAAAGATGGACTAGTAAATACTACATTATGCATCAGCTATCTCTCCGATTACATTGTGGAGATTGACAAAGAAAACATATTAGGGATTG TGGCTTTGCTTTCGGATGTTGGTGGCCTTTGTACCATTACCCTTGcaatttctttgtattttttaCATCAG TGTGAATCCAGAATCAAGAAGCTGCAGATGGATGATACTGAGATGCGGGATATTAGAAGACGCAGGCGTGCTCAGCAGCACTGGGATAAG GTACACATGGGGACATAG